One genomic segment of Vespa velutina chromosome 10, iVesVel2.1, whole genome shotgun sequence includes these proteins:
- the LOC124952371 gene encoding serine-enriched protein isoform X4 — protein MPEASGSRVVDESDYSTFENKTGLAEDMKFLASMPELCDVTFLVGDTREPVCAVKAVLAARSRVFHKMLYQAPSPQRKKEAPTRENKIRLFLKRSSEPLLNLQNAAQQPQSNQHHTLIIEEFEPDVFRQLIEYIHTGCVTLQPRTLLGVMNAADYYGLDELRKACAGFVQCCITVDTVCALLASAERYIQYKCTKSLVQKVLEFVDEHGNEVLNLGSFTLLPQHVVRLILAREELRADEFTKFQAALMWSKKYYDSNQDTPLKDIIGNFLEYIQFHKIPTNALVNDVHPLGLVPDGIIMNALAYQADPTSVEPGKLSPPKVRKQGRSMSVQSSLEPYGSNTTLSSSGSDTGFERKQHSGSN, from the exons ATGCCGGAAGCTTCGGGATCGCGGGTGGTCGATGAGTCGGATTATTCGACCTTTGAGAATAAGACCGGTCTCGCCGAAGACATGAAGTTTCTGGCGAGCATGCCAGAACTTTGCGATGTCACTTTTCTCGTTGGTGACACGAGAGAGCCTGTTTGCGCCGTAAAGGCTGTCCTCGCCGCTAGAAGTAG AGTTTTTCATAAAATGTTGTACCAAGCACCAAGTCCTCAACGGAAGAAAGAAGCGCCaacgagagagaacaagatacgactttttttaaagagaagcTCCGAACCTTTGCTGAACTTGCAAAACGCGGCACAGCAg CCGCAATCGAATCAACATCATACTCTGATCATCGAGGAGTTCGAGCCGGATGTTTTTCGTCAGCTCATCGAGTACATTCATACCGGTTGCGTCACTCTACAACCAAGAACACTGTTgg GTGTCATGAATGCCGCCGATTATTATGGACTCGACGAACTTAGAAAAGCCTGTGCTGGATTCGTTCAATGTTGCATAACCGTCGACACAGTTTGTGCGCTCTTAGCCTCGGCTGAACgttatatacaatacaaatGCACCAAATCTTTGGTTCAAAAg GTATTAGAGTTCGTAGACGAACATGGAAACGAAGTGTTGAACTTAGGATCTTTCACGTTGTTGCCTCAACACGTTGTTCGTTTGATTTTAGCAAGAGAAGAGTTGCGTGCTGACGAGTTTACCAAATTTCAa GCAGCCTTGATGTGGAGCAAGAAATACTATGACAGTAATCAAGATACACCGTTGAAAGATATAATCGGCAACTTCcttgaatatattcaatttcacAAGATTCCAACAAATGCTTTGGTAAATGATGTTCATCCATTAGGATTGGTGCCCGATGGTATCATCATGAACGCTTTAGCATATCAG GCAGACCCAACCAGTGTCGAGCCCGGGAAACTCTCCCCCCCCAAAGTGAGGAAACAGGGCCGCAGTATGTCGGTCCAATCATCCTTGGAACCATACGGTAGCAACACGACTCTGAGCTCGAGCGGCTCTGACACTGGTTTCGAGCGCAAACAGCACTCTGGTAGCAACTAA
- the LOC124952371 gene encoding serine-enriched protein isoform X2 yields the protein MPEASGSRVVDESDYSTFENKTGLAEDMKFLASMPELCDVTFLVGDTREPVCAVKAVLAARSRVFHKMLYQAPSPQRKKEAPTRENKIRLFLKRSSEPLLNLQNAAQQRSGFTQQLAPIQEPQSNQHHTLIIEEFEPDVFRQLIEYIHTGCVTLQPRTLLGVMNAADYYGLDELRKACAGFVQCCITVDTVCALLASAERYIQYKCTKSLVQKVLEFVDEHGNEVLNLGSFTLLPQHVVRLILAREELRADEFTKFQAALMWSKKYYDSNQDTPLKDIIGNFLEYIQFHKIPTNALVNDVHPLGLVPDGIIMNALAYQADPTSVEPGKLSPPKVRKQGRSMSVQSSLEPYGSNTTLSSSGSDTGFERKQHSGSN from the exons ATGCCGGAAGCTTCGGGATCGCGGGTGGTCGATGAGTCGGATTATTCGACCTTTGAGAATAAGACCGGTCTCGCCGAAGACATGAAGTTTCTGGCGAGCATGCCAGAACTTTGCGATGTCACTTTTCTCGTTGGTGACACGAGAGAGCCTGTTTGCGCCGTAAAGGCTGTCCTCGCCGCTAGAAGTAG AGTTTTTCATAAAATGTTGTACCAAGCACCAAGTCCTCAACGGAAGAAAGAAGCGCCaacgagagagaacaagatacgactttttttaaagagaagcTCCGAACCTTTGCTGAACTTGCAAAACGCGGCACAGCAg CGATCAGGGTTTACGCAGCAGCTGGCACCCATACAAGAG CCGCAATCGAATCAACATCATACTCTGATCATCGAGGAGTTCGAGCCGGATGTTTTTCGTCAGCTCATCGAGTACATTCATACCGGTTGCGTCACTCTACAACCAAGAACACTGTTgg GTGTCATGAATGCCGCCGATTATTATGGACTCGACGAACTTAGAAAAGCCTGTGCTGGATTCGTTCAATGTTGCATAACCGTCGACACAGTTTGTGCGCTCTTAGCCTCGGCTGAACgttatatacaatacaaatGCACCAAATCTTTGGTTCAAAAg GTATTAGAGTTCGTAGACGAACATGGAAACGAAGTGTTGAACTTAGGATCTTTCACGTTGTTGCCTCAACACGTTGTTCGTTTGATTTTAGCAAGAGAAGAGTTGCGTGCTGACGAGTTTACCAAATTTCAa GCAGCCTTGATGTGGAGCAAGAAATACTATGACAGTAATCAAGATACACCGTTGAAAGATATAATCGGCAACTTCcttgaatatattcaatttcacAAGATTCCAACAAATGCTTTGGTAAATGATGTTCATCCATTAGGATTGGTGCCCGATGGTATCATCATGAACGCTTTAGCATATCAG GCAGACCCAACCAGTGTCGAGCCCGGGAAACTCTCCCCCCCCAAAGTGAGGAAACAGGGCCGCAGTATGTCGGTCCAATCATCCTTGGAACCATACGGTAGCAACACGACTCTGAGCTCGAGCGGCTCTGACACTGGTTTCGAGCGCAAACAGCACTCTGGTAGCAACTAA
- the LOC124952371 gene encoding serine-enriched protein isoform X6: MPEASGSRVVDESDYSTFENKTGLAEDMKFLASMPELCDVTFLVGDTREPVCAVKAVLAARSRVFHKMLYQAPSPQRKKEAPTRENKIRLFLKRSSEPLLNLQNAAQQRSGFTQQLAPIQEPQSNQHHTLIIEEFEPDVFRQLIEYIHTGCVTLQPRTLLGVMNAADYYGLDELRKACAGFVQCCITVDTVCALLASAERYIQYKCTKSLVQKVLEFVDEHGNEVLNLGSFTLLPQHVVRLILAREELRADEFTKFQAALMWSKKYYDSNQDTPLKDIIGNFLEYIQFHKIPTNALVNDVHPLGLVPDGIIMNALAYQEVT, encoded by the exons ATGCCGGAAGCTTCGGGATCGCGGGTGGTCGATGAGTCGGATTATTCGACCTTTGAGAATAAGACCGGTCTCGCCGAAGACATGAAGTTTCTGGCGAGCATGCCAGAACTTTGCGATGTCACTTTTCTCGTTGGTGACACGAGAGAGCCTGTTTGCGCCGTAAAGGCTGTCCTCGCCGCTAGAAGTAG AGTTTTTCATAAAATGTTGTACCAAGCACCAAGTCCTCAACGGAAGAAAGAAGCGCCaacgagagagaacaagatacgactttttttaaagagaagcTCCGAACCTTTGCTGAACTTGCAAAACGCGGCACAGCAg CGATCAGGGTTTACGCAGCAGCTGGCACCCATACAAGAG CCGCAATCGAATCAACATCATACTCTGATCATCGAGGAGTTCGAGCCGGATGTTTTTCGTCAGCTCATCGAGTACATTCATACCGGTTGCGTCACTCTACAACCAAGAACACTGTTgg GTGTCATGAATGCCGCCGATTATTATGGACTCGACGAACTTAGAAAAGCCTGTGCTGGATTCGTTCAATGTTGCATAACCGTCGACACAGTTTGTGCGCTCTTAGCCTCGGCTGAACgttatatacaatacaaatGCACCAAATCTTTGGTTCAAAAg GTATTAGAGTTCGTAGACGAACATGGAAACGAAGTGTTGAACTTAGGATCTTTCACGTTGTTGCCTCAACACGTTGTTCGTTTGATTTTAGCAAGAGAAGAGTTGCGTGCTGACGAGTTTACCAAATTTCAa GCAGCCTTGATGTGGAGCAAGAAATACTATGACAGTAATCAAGATACACCGTTGAAAGATATAATCGGCAACTTCcttgaatatattcaatttcacAAGATTCCAACAAATGCTTTGGTAAATGATGTTCATCCATTAGGATTGGTGCCCGATGGTATCATCATGAACGCTTTAGCATATCAG GAAGTCACTTGA
- the LOC124952371 gene encoding serine-enriched protein isoform X1, which translates to MPEASGSRVVDESDYSTFENKTGLAEDMKFLASMPELCDVTFLVGDTREPVCAVKAVLAARSRVFHKMLYQAPSPQRKKEAPTRENKIRLFLKRSSEPLLNLQNAAQQRSGFTQQLAPIQEPQSNQHHTLIIEEFEPDVFRQLIEYIHTGCVTLQPRTLLGVMNAADYYGLDELRKACAGFVQCCITVDTVCALLASAERYIQYKCTKSLVQKVLEFVDEHGNEVLNLGSFTLLPQHVVRLILAREELRADEFTKFQAALMWSKKYYDSNQDTPLKDIIGNFLEYIQFHKIPTNALVNDVHPLGLVPDGIIMNALAYQRLLQADPTSVEPGKLSPPKVRKQGRSMSVQSSLEPYGSNTTLSSSGSDTGFERKQHSGSN; encoded by the exons ATGCCGGAAGCTTCGGGATCGCGGGTGGTCGATGAGTCGGATTATTCGACCTTTGAGAATAAGACCGGTCTCGCCGAAGACATGAAGTTTCTGGCGAGCATGCCAGAACTTTGCGATGTCACTTTTCTCGTTGGTGACACGAGAGAGCCTGTTTGCGCCGTAAAGGCTGTCCTCGCCGCTAGAAGTAG AGTTTTTCATAAAATGTTGTACCAAGCACCAAGTCCTCAACGGAAGAAAGAAGCGCCaacgagagagaacaagatacgactttttttaaagagaagcTCCGAACCTTTGCTGAACTTGCAAAACGCGGCACAGCAg CGATCAGGGTTTACGCAGCAGCTGGCACCCATACAAGAG CCGCAATCGAATCAACATCATACTCTGATCATCGAGGAGTTCGAGCCGGATGTTTTTCGTCAGCTCATCGAGTACATTCATACCGGTTGCGTCACTCTACAACCAAGAACACTGTTgg GTGTCATGAATGCCGCCGATTATTATGGACTCGACGAACTTAGAAAAGCCTGTGCTGGATTCGTTCAATGTTGCATAACCGTCGACACAGTTTGTGCGCTCTTAGCCTCGGCTGAACgttatatacaatacaaatGCACCAAATCTTTGGTTCAAAAg GTATTAGAGTTCGTAGACGAACATGGAAACGAAGTGTTGAACTTAGGATCTTTCACGTTGTTGCCTCAACACGTTGTTCGTTTGATTTTAGCAAGAGAAGAGTTGCGTGCTGACGAGTTTACCAAATTTCAa GCAGCCTTGATGTGGAGCAAGAAATACTATGACAGTAATCAAGATACACCGTTGAAAGATATAATCGGCAACTTCcttgaatatattcaatttcacAAGATTCCAACAAATGCTTTGGTAAATGATGTTCATCCATTAGGATTGGTGCCCGATGGTATCATCATGAACGCTTTAGCATATCAG AGATTGTTGCAGGCAGACCCAACCAGTGTCGAGCCCGGGAAACTCTCCCCCCCCAAAGTGAGGAAACAGGGCCGCAGTATGTCGGTCCAATCATCCTTGGAACCATACGGTAGCAACACGACTCTGAGCTCGAGCGGCTCTGACACTGGTTTCGAGCGCAAACAGCACTCTGGTAGCAACTAA
- the LOC124952371 gene encoding serine-enriched protein isoform X3, with product MPEASGSRVVDESDYSTFENKTGLAEDMKFLASMPELCDVTFLVGDTREPVCAVKAVLAARSRVFHKMLYQAPSPQRKKEAPTRENKIRLFLKRSSEPLLNLQNAAQQPQSNQHHTLIIEEFEPDVFRQLIEYIHTGCVTLQPRTLLGVMNAADYYGLDELRKACAGFVQCCITVDTVCALLASAERYIQYKCTKSLVQKVLEFVDEHGNEVLNLGSFTLLPQHVVRLILAREELRADEFTKFQAALMWSKKYYDSNQDTPLKDIIGNFLEYIQFHKIPTNALVNDVHPLGLVPDGIIMNALAYQRLLQADPTSVEPGKLSPPKVRKQGRSMSVQSSLEPYGSNTTLSSSGSDTGFERKQHSGSN from the exons ATGCCGGAAGCTTCGGGATCGCGGGTGGTCGATGAGTCGGATTATTCGACCTTTGAGAATAAGACCGGTCTCGCCGAAGACATGAAGTTTCTGGCGAGCATGCCAGAACTTTGCGATGTCACTTTTCTCGTTGGTGACACGAGAGAGCCTGTTTGCGCCGTAAAGGCTGTCCTCGCCGCTAGAAGTAG AGTTTTTCATAAAATGTTGTACCAAGCACCAAGTCCTCAACGGAAGAAAGAAGCGCCaacgagagagaacaagatacgactttttttaaagagaagcTCCGAACCTTTGCTGAACTTGCAAAACGCGGCACAGCAg CCGCAATCGAATCAACATCATACTCTGATCATCGAGGAGTTCGAGCCGGATGTTTTTCGTCAGCTCATCGAGTACATTCATACCGGTTGCGTCACTCTACAACCAAGAACACTGTTgg GTGTCATGAATGCCGCCGATTATTATGGACTCGACGAACTTAGAAAAGCCTGTGCTGGATTCGTTCAATGTTGCATAACCGTCGACACAGTTTGTGCGCTCTTAGCCTCGGCTGAACgttatatacaatacaaatGCACCAAATCTTTGGTTCAAAAg GTATTAGAGTTCGTAGACGAACATGGAAACGAAGTGTTGAACTTAGGATCTTTCACGTTGTTGCCTCAACACGTTGTTCGTTTGATTTTAGCAAGAGAAGAGTTGCGTGCTGACGAGTTTACCAAATTTCAa GCAGCCTTGATGTGGAGCAAGAAATACTATGACAGTAATCAAGATACACCGTTGAAAGATATAATCGGCAACTTCcttgaatatattcaatttcacAAGATTCCAACAAATGCTTTGGTAAATGATGTTCATCCATTAGGATTGGTGCCCGATGGTATCATCATGAACGCTTTAGCATATCAG AGATTGTTGCAGGCAGACCCAACCAGTGTCGAGCCCGGGAAACTCTCCCCCCCCAAAGTGAGGAAACAGGGCCGCAGTATGTCGGTCCAATCATCCTTGGAACCATACGGTAGCAACACGACTCTGAGCTCGAGCGGCTCTGACACTGGTTTCGAGCGCAAACAGCACTCTGGTAGCAACTAA
- the LOC124952371 gene encoding serine-enriched protein isoform X5: MPEASGSRVVDESDYSTFENKTGLAEDMKFLASMPELCDVTFLVGDTREPVCAVKAVLAARSRVFHKMLYQAPSPQRKKEAPTRENKIRLFLKRSSEPLLNLQNAAQQRSGFTQQLAPIQEPQSNQHHTLIIEEFEPDVFRQLIEYIHTGCVTLQPRTLLGVMNAADYYGLDELRKACAGFVQCCITVDTVCALLASAERYIQYKCTKSLVQKVLEFVDEHGNEVLNLGSFTLLPQHVVRLILAREELRADEFTKFQAALMWSKKYYDSNQDTPLKDIIGNFLEYIQFHKIPTNALVNDVHPLGLVPDGIIMNALAYQTQPVSSPGNSPPPK; the protein is encoded by the exons ATGCCGGAAGCTTCGGGATCGCGGGTGGTCGATGAGTCGGATTATTCGACCTTTGAGAATAAGACCGGTCTCGCCGAAGACATGAAGTTTCTGGCGAGCATGCCAGAACTTTGCGATGTCACTTTTCTCGTTGGTGACACGAGAGAGCCTGTTTGCGCCGTAAAGGCTGTCCTCGCCGCTAGAAGTAG AGTTTTTCATAAAATGTTGTACCAAGCACCAAGTCCTCAACGGAAGAAAGAAGCGCCaacgagagagaacaagatacgactttttttaaagagaagcTCCGAACCTTTGCTGAACTTGCAAAACGCGGCACAGCAg CGATCAGGGTTTACGCAGCAGCTGGCACCCATACAAGAG CCGCAATCGAATCAACATCATACTCTGATCATCGAGGAGTTCGAGCCGGATGTTTTTCGTCAGCTCATCGAGTACATTCATACCGGTTGCGTCACTCTACAACCAAGAACACTGTTgg GTGTCATGAATGCCGCCGATTATTATGGACTCGACGAACTTAGAAAAGCCTGTGCTGGATTCGTTCAATGTTGCATAACCGTCGACACAGTTTGTGCGCTCTTAGCCTCGGCTGAACgttatatacaatacaaatGCACCAAATCTTTGGTTCAAAAg GTATTAGAGTTCGTAGACGAACATGGAAACGAAGTGTTGAACTTAGGATCTTTCACGTTGTTGCCTCAACACGTTGTTCGTTTGATTTTAGCAAGAGAAGAGTTGCGTGCTGACGAGTTTACCAAATTTCAa GCAGCCTTGATGTGGAGCAAGAAATACTATGACAGTAATCAAGATACACCGTTGAAAGATATAATCGGCAACTTCcttgaatatattcaatttcacAAGATTCCAACAAATGCTTTGGTAAATGATGTTCATCCATTAGGATTGGTGCCCGATGGTATCATCATGAACGCTTTAGCATATCAG ACCCAACCAGTGTCGAGCCCGGGAAACTCTCCCCCCCCAAAGTGA
- the LOC124952244 gene encoding UPF0746 protein DDB_G0281095-like — translation PQATAALTAAVSDEPRREDIFSNGENERGFYEHPRNGDVAPTDAEIEEWERKELQREEEQQRQRQQQEQQRQEEEQRQKEKEQQQREEEEKEEEQLRLKEEEAKLREEKRQHQLEEQERQMQQQQQQQKQEQEQQQQHQQQQQQQQQQQQQQQNVHPIDGLGGLYIRLVLRREGRADLVWLYKTHKF, via the coding sequence CCTCAGGCCACGGCCGCACTGACGGCGGCCGTTTCGGATGAGCCTCGACGCGAGGACATATTCAGCAACGGCGAGAACGAACGGGGTTTCTACGAGCATCCAAGAAACGGTGATGTTGCTCCGACCGATGCAGAGATTGAAGAATGGGAGAGGAAGGAGTTACAGCGAGAAGAGGAACAGCAACGACAGCGGCAGCAACAGGAGCAACAGCGACAGGAAGAGGAACaacgacagaaagaaaaagagcagcagcaacgagaagaagaagaaaaagaagaagaacagcTCCGAttaaaggaggaggaagcaaagcttcgagaagaaaagagacaacACCAACTCGAGGAACAAGAAAGACAAatgcaacagcaacagcagcaacaaaaGCAAGagcaagaacaacaacaacaacatcagcagcagcagcagcagcagcagcaacaacaacaacaacaacaaaatgtCCATCCGATAGATGGATTAGGTGGTCTCTATATACGATTGGTTCTCAGACGAGAAGGCCGGGCGGACTTGGTTTGGCTATATAAAACGCACAAGTTCTAA